The following coding sequences lie in one Methylosinus sp. H3A genomic window:
- a CDS encoding DUF6880 family protein, translated as MAPKNTLTPQNLQALGAERLAELLMEISSGDAAVKRRLRLALAGARGPSDAAREIRKRLASISRPSAFIDWQKRRALVDDLETQRRAIVDHVEPADPKEALDLMWSFTGLAASVFARCDDSSGTIIGIFHRGAKDLARLAETARCDAMELADRTYQALLANDYGQYDHLIATLSGSLGSAGLAHLKQHLISLSNEPIKRIEDHERRKIGWSASGPIFEDEIQNRHRASVIRFALSDIADAQGDVDAFVAQYDKRATKFPKIAAEISRRLTAAGRADEALQMVEAAERGRADRPEFEWEDARIAALEALGRSEDAQAARWSCFERFLSERHLREHLKRLPDFDDIEAETRALDIVESHANFQQALWFLASWPALDRAAKLVLQRSQDLDGDRYEILTPVAGALAGKHALAATLALRAMIEFALDQSRTSRYKHAARHLLECAGLAANIGDFGKHETHQAFVARIHGKHGKKTSFWSNTA; from the coding sequence ATGGCGCCGAAAAACACACTCACCCCCCAAAACCTCCAAGCGCTCGGCGCGGAGCGGCTCGCCGAATTGTTGATGGAAATCAGCAGTGGCGATGCCGCGGTAAAGCGTCGCTTACGGCTTGCGCTCGCCGGCGCTCGCGGTCCGTCCGACGCCGCACGAGAAATTCGCAAGCGCCTCGCTTCGATTTCCCGGCCCAGCGCCTTCATCGATTGGCAGAAGCGCCGCGCGCTCGTCGACGACCTGGAAACGCAGCGACGCGCAATCGTCGATCACGTCGAACCCGCCGATCCGAAAGAAGCGCTCGATCTCATGTGGAGCTTCACGGGTCTCGCCGCTTCGGTGTTCGCGCGCTGCGACGACAGTAGCGGAACGATCATCGGGATTTTCCACCGAGGCGCAAAGGATCTCGCTCGCTTGGCCGAGACCGCGCGTTGTGACGCAATGGAGTTGGCGGACCGCACCTATCAGGCGCTGCTCGCCAACGACTATGGACAATACGACCATCTCATCGCCACGTTGAGCGGTTCGCTCGGCAGCGCCGGTCTCGCGCATTTGAAGCAGCATCTCATCTCGCTGTCCAACGAGCCGATAAAAAGGATCGAGGATCACGAGAGGCGCAAAATCGGCTGGTCGGCGAGCGGTCCTATCTTCGAAGACGAGATCCAGAACCGCCATCGGGCCAGCGTCATCCGGTTTGCATTGAGCGACATTGCCGACGCGCAGGGCGACGTCGACGCCTTCGTTGCGCAATATGACAAGCGAGCGACGAAGTTTCCGAAGATCGCGGCGGAAATTTCCCGACGGCTCACCGCCGCCGGCCGCGCCGACGAGGCGCTGCAGATGGTGGAAGCCGCGGAGCGCGGGCGCGCCGACCGCCCTGAGTTCGAATGGGAAGACGCGCGCATCGCGGCGCTCGAGGCGCTGGGTCGAAGCGAAGACGCGCAAGCAGCGCGTTGGTCGTGCTTCGAGCGCTTTCTGTCAGAGCGGCATTTGCGCGAGCATTTGAAACGCCTTCCTGACTTCGATGATATCGAGGCGGAAACAAGAGCGCTCGACATCGTCGAAAGCCACGCCAATTTCCAACAGGCGCTGTGGTTTCTGGCGTCATGGCCGGCGCTCGATCGGGCGGCGAAACTCGTCCTACAACGCTCTCAGGATCTCGACGGAGATCGCTATGAAATTTTGACGCCGGTCGCAGGAGCCCTGGCCGGGAAACACGCATTAGCGGCGACGCTAGCGCTGCGCGCCATGATCGAATTCGCGCTCGATCAAAGTCGAACCAGCCGCTACAAGCACGCGGCGCGCCATTTGCTGGAATGCGCCGGGTTGGCCGCAAATATCGGCGACTTCGGAAAGCACGAGACCCACCAAGCCTTCGTGGCCCGGATACACGGCAAACACGGCAAGAAGACTTCGTTCTGGTCCAACACCGCCTGA
- a CDS encoding plasmid pRiA4b ORF-3 family protein — translation MPFEELNAAQVRIEIAGVSPPIWRRLIVPLSWNLHQLHLAIQAAFNWWNYHLHEFRIGGLRYGDLEIEDDVWSDMDPRVFNEREVRLADFSGEDRIAFGYRYDFGDCWDHTVEIEDKLTLPVSPRHATCVAGARARPPEDVGGRYGYENFLGIISDRKHPEYRETLTWCGGHFDPEWFDLPIVDKDVRSALRPGVKRRLHQPKPRKEKAK, via the coding sequence ATGCCCTTTGAAGAATTGAACGCGGCTCAGGTTCGAATTGAAATCGCTGGCGTCTCGCCGCCGATTTGGCGACGCCTCATTGTTCCGCTTTCGTGGAACCTTCACCAATTGCATCTCGCGATTCAGGCCGCCTTCAATTGGTGGAACTACCATCTCCATGAGTTTCGGATCGGCGGGTTGCGCTACGGCGACTTGGAAATCGAAGACGACGTCTGGTCGGATATGGATCCCCGAGTGTTCAATGAGCGCGAAGTGCGGCTGGCGGACTTTTCCGGCGAAGACCGAATTGCCTTCGGCTATCGTTACGACTTTGGAGACTGTTGGGATCACACCGTCGAGATCGAAGACAAGCTCACGCTCCCGGTTTCACCGAGGCACGCAACATGCGTCGCTGGCGCTCGGGCCCGCCCGCCGGAGGATGTCGGCGGGAGATACGGCTATGAGAATTTCCTCGGGATCATTTCTGACCGTAAGCACCCGGAATATCGCGAGACCCTGACCTGGTGCGGCGGGCATTTCGACCCGGAGTGGTTCGATCTCCCGATCGTCGACAAGGACGTGCGGAGCGCGCTGCGGCCCGGCGTGAAACGTCGCCTTCATCAGCCGAAACCGCGGAAAGAAAAAGCGAAGTGA